The following proteins are encoded in a genomic region of Thiomicrospira sp. R3:
- a CDS encoding type II toxin-antitoxin system VapC family toxin — translation MAWDRQAVDATVLVQKQLMAEGQMIGHNDTAIAGHAISTGSILVTNNLREFARVDGLTFEDWVH, via the coding sequence CTTGGGATAGGCAGGCGGTTGACGCCACTGTTTTAGTTCAAAAACAGCTTATGGCTGAAGGCCAGATGATTGGTCACAATGACACCGCTATTGCAGGCCATGCCATCTCAACTGGGAGTATTCTTGTCACAAATAATCTTCGCGAATTTGCCAGAGTCGATGGTTTAACGTTTGAAGATTGGGTTCATTAA